From Virgibacillus natechei, the proteins below share one genomic window:
- a CDS encoding S8 family serine peptidase: MLKRTAIVLATILLIFSNFSYANAMVKTVPGQDSKPELSTDELKETEDPNEEVRVVVEMEEEAPVEKATQRGIMYKRMDKPEKTGLERAAIATQNAVKDEMNGKGIAAEYHEEFSAVVNGFSADVKQEDIEKIEEISQVKIVHRVNKYERPDAEPEMKYSKELVEAQKAWRDYGNTGEGMVVGIIDTGIDPSHQDMVVSDSESAALTEEFVNETVEEEGLPGKFYTEKVPYGYNYMDENDEIREIHSAANYHGMHVGGTVGANGDEDNGGILGIAPEAQLLALKVFGNDPEMQSTYGDIYIKAIDDSIKLGADVLNMSLGSTAGFVNPDSPEQEAVTRAVDNGVLMSISAGNSALFGDGFFYPYASNPDYGVSGSPGLSYDSLQVASYENDFMEVDAVEYEIDGDPNAAAFLSAGNVHPEEVEQKDFEVIEAGIGAPEDYEGQDAEGKYVLVQRGELDFIEKSMNAQNAGAAGVIIYNNTDGIVNMATDPSITIPQLFMLKNDGDRLAEAVKNGQAVTLEFAGNQSTIDNPDAGKMSAFTSWGLTPNLDFKPEITAPGGQILSTLNDDEYGLMSGTSMAAPHVSGGGALVLERVDSEFGYENTDRVNLAKNLMLNTSKKVEFDGELVSPRRQGAGLMQLHAALSTPVMVTNSESGEAKVALKEVTENQVSFELTAENFSDEAVSYEVDTNVQTDTPVDAGVLVVAPNEFGAMDLGDLASVDGEPSSTIEVPANDSATFTVSLDVSSMDASLKDIFTNGYWLEGFVTLTDPTDTNPELNVPYVGFKGGWDSAPIFDTPMWDPTTFYGSTGVGTDLGEGSYGFLGADPVTEEINPEDIAFSPNGDGVQDDAILILSFLRNAKEATFNVLDEDENVVRTLTEETFLRKNYFDGGLAPSYSLLPDRTWDGTIDGEIAPEGQYYLEAEAVIDFADAEAQSLTLPVILDTTEPEAEAEFSRSDREVYIEVSDNEGGSGVASWEIFLNGEPALDAPITEEKEYTLTDVHPSTMVTVKVVDHAGNEMEGYVAGPPRGPGNNNGNGNGNNGNNGRGNN; encoded by the coding sequence ATGTTGAAAAGAACTGCGATTGTACTGGCGACTATTTTGCTAATATTTAGTAATTTTTCTTATGCAAATGCCATGGTGAAGACGGTGCCGGGGCAGGACAGCAAGCCGGAGCTCAGCACCGATGAGCTGAAAGAAACGGAGGACCCGAATGAGGAAGTCCGGGTCGTAGTGGAAATGGAAGAGGAAGCCCCGGTTGAAAAAGCAACCCAACGCGGAATCATGTATAAGCGTATGGACAAGCCAGAAAAAACCGGGCTGGAGCGGGCGGCGATTGCCACGCAAAATGCGGTAAAGGATGAAATGAATGGCAAAGGGATTGCCGCTGAGTATCATGAAGAATTTAGCGCTGTTGTGAATGGCTTCAGTGCCGATGTGAAACAGGAAGATATTGAAAAAATCGAGGAAATTTCTCAAGTTAAAATAGTACATCGAGTCAACAAGTATGAACGGCCAGATGCAGAGCCGGAAATGAAATACAGTAAAGAACTTGTGGAAGCACAAAAAGCGTGGCGTGATTATGGCAACACAGGGGAAGGCATGGTTGTCGGTATCATTGATACAGGCATTGACCCGAGCCACCAGGACATGGTGGTCTCTGACAGCGAATCTGCAGCGTTAACCGAGGAATTTGTGAATGAAACAGTAGAAGAAGAGGGTTTGCCTGGAAAATTTTATACCGAAAAAGTACCATATGGCTACAACTACATGGATGAGAACGATGAAATACGGGAAATCCATTCTGCCGCAAACTATCACGGCATGCATGTTGGTGGAACGGTCGGGGCAAATGGCGATGAAGACAATGGCGGTATTCTGGGAATTGCACCGGAAGCCCAGTTGCTTGCACTGAAAGTCTTCGGAAATGACCCGGAAATGCAGTCAACATATGGCGACATTTACATAAAAGCCATAGATGATTCGATCAAGCTGGGGGCAGATGTGCTGAATATGAGCCTTGGTTCAACAGCAGGTTTTGTTAATCCGGATTCACCAGAGCAGGAAGCAGTCACAAGAGCAGTCGACAATGGCGTGCTTATGTCGATCTCTGCCGGGAATTCCGCGCTGTTCGGGGACGGATTTTTCTACCCTTACGCATCCAATCCGGATTATGGCGTGAGCGGCTCACCAGGTCTATCCTATGATTCACTGCAAGTGGCATCCTATGAAAATGATTTTATGGAAGTTGATGCAGTAGAATATGAGATTGATGGAGATCCTAACGCGGCAGCATTCCTGTCAGCCGGCAATGTCCATCCGGAAGAAGTCGAGCAAAAGGATTTTGAAGTGATCGAAGCGGGTATTGGCGCTCCAGAAGACTATGAAGGCCAGGACGCGGAAGGAAAATATGTACTTGTGCAACGCGGCGAATTGGACTTTATTGAAAAATCTATGAATGCACAAAATGCCGGAGCAGCTGGGGTTATCATTTATAATAATACCGACGGCATTGTCAATATGGCGACAGATCCAAGCATCACCATCCCGCAGCTGTTTATGCTGAAGAATGATGGCGACAGGCTAGCGGAAGCAGTGAAAAATGGACAAGCTGTTACACTGGAATTTGCCGGCAATCAATCAACCATTGATAACCCGGATGCTGGTAAAATGAGTGCCTTCACTTCATGGGGCCTAACACCGAATCTTGATTTTAAACCAGAGATCACCGCACCAGGCGGGCAAATTTTATCTACATTGAATGACGATGAATACGGCCTGATGAGTGGTACTTCCATGGCAGCACCACATGTTTCCGGCGGTGGCGCCTTGGTTCTTGAGCGTGTTGATAGCGAATTTGGCTATGAAAACACCGACCGCGTCAACTTGGCAAAAAACCTAATGCTAAATACATCGAAAAAGGTAGAGTTTGATGGAGAACTTGTCTCCCCTCGCCGTCAGGGCGCTGGACTGATGCAGCTTCATGCCGCATTGTCCACACCAGTTATGGTAACCAATTCGGAATCCGGTGAGGCAAAAGTTGCATTGAAAGAAGTAACGGAAAATCAGGTCAGCTTTGAACTGACAGCAGAAAACTTCTCAGACGAAGCAGTAAGCTATGAAGTCGATACAAATGTGCAGACAGATACACCAGTGGATGCGGGTGTCCTTGTAGTCGCACCAAACGAATTTGGGGCGATGGATCTGGGAGATTTGGCTTCAGTGGATGGAGAGCCTTCCAGCACGATTGAAGTGCCGGCAAATGATTCAGCTACATTCACCGTGAGCCTTGATGTCAGCAGTATGGATGCATCACTAAAAGACATATTTACCAATGGCTACTGGCTGGAAGGGTTTGTTACATTGACGGACCCGACAGACACGAACCCTGAGTTAAACGTGCCTTATGTCGGCTTTAAAGGAGGTTGGGACAGTGCGCCAATCTTTGATACGCCAATGTGGGATCCTACGACCTTCTATGGCTCGACCGGAGTGGGTACCGATCTTGGCGAAGGAAGCTATGGTTTCCTTGGCGCTGACCCAGTAACCGAGGAGATTAATCCAGAAGACATTGCCTTTTCTCCAAATGGAGATGGCGTGCAGGATGATGCGATACTCATTCTCTCTTTCTTGAGAAACGCGAAAGAGGCGACCTTTAACGTGCTCGATGAGGATGAAAACGTCGTGCGGACATTAACCGAGGAAACGTTCCTGCGCAAGAACTATTTTGATGGCGGACTGGCACCTTCATATTCCCTGCTGCCTGATCGCACATGGGATGGCACGATCGATGGGGAAATAGCGCCAGAAGGCCAGTATTATCTGGAAGCCGAGGCTGTGATTGATTTTGCAGATGCCGAAGCCCAGTCCCTGACCCTGCCAGTAATATTGGATACGACCGAGCCGGAAGCAGAAGCTGAATTTAGCCGCAGTGACCGGGAAGTATACATCGAAGTATCGGACAATGAGGGCGGAAGCGGGGTTGCATCCTGGGAAATCTTCCTGAACGGAGAGCCGGCTCTTGATGCACCGATTACTGAAGAAAAAGAATATACACTGACCGATGTGCATCCAAGCACAATGGTAACTGTTAAAGTAGTTGACCATGCCGGTAATGAAATGGAAGGTTATGTAGCCGGACCACCAAGAGGACCAGGTAATAATAATGGCAACGGAAATGGAAACAATGGCAATAATGGGAGAGGAAACAACTAG
- a CDS encoding flavodoxin domain-containing protein: MARILVLYASLTGSTEMMAEAIVEHIQDRHDTVLKTFDFDPIEAKELKAFDGILIGSYSWDDDIPFEVDGFHDDMDEVDLTGKLVGVFGSCDSYYDIYGPALDTMAMKAEKQNGKVYEEKLKIELEPDNKDIEHCKQFADGFLSELTK; this comes from the coding sequence ATGGCTAGAATTCTAGTACTATACGCGAGCTTGACAGGCAGCACAGAAATGATGGCAGAGGCAATCGTTGAGCATATACAAGATCGCCATGATACAGTCCTAAAAACATTCGATTTCGATCCGATCGAGGCGAAAGAATTGAAGGCTTTTGATGGAATATTGATTGGCTCCTACTCATGGGATGATGACATTCCATTTGAAGTGGATGGATTCCACGATGATATGGATGAAGTCGACTTAACAGGGAAGCTGGTCGGGGTATTTGGCTCATGTGACTCCTATTACGATATATACGGCCCAGCACTTGACACGATGGCTATGAAGGCAGAAAAACAAAATGGAAAAGTCTATGAAGAAAAATTAAAAATAGAGCTCGAACCTGATAATAAAGATATCGAGCATTGCAAGCAGTTTGCGGATGGATTCTTGAGTGAATTGACGAAATAA
- a CDS encoding PIN domain-containing protein, producing MGKSINTRGLDRTNIENINDPDDQMFVEAAYSSNATHIITLDKKGGILDLENTPFDCYTPQII from the coding sequence TTGGGTAAGTCAATTAACACTAGAGGGCTGGACAGAACTAATATAGAGAATATTAATGATCCTGATGATCAAATGTTTGTGGAAGCTGCATATTCATCTAATGCCACTCATATAATCACATTAGATAAAAAGGGTGGAATTTTAGATTTGGAAAACACACCATTCGATTGCTATACTCCACAGATTATTTAG
- a CDS encoding dipeptidase, which produces MSTETTKQLIDEIHAEAITIDAHFDLLFDVAAQRELGRTQVIETDHLPHFTKGSWDVIVSSIFLDNSQLPEMALHKALDQVRSLYAEIEESPDKIMLCKNVQDIKQAKQSGKVGIMLSFEGVEPLHSDVNLVRVFYELGVRMIGLTWSRRNAAGDGCAFNFTTRQATGGLSDFGLSVIAEAERLGMIMDVTHINDEGFQDIIASSHQPVIASHSNAREIAETPRNLTDEQLRQVAKSGGVAGINAISTIASIKPEEATIEKLVDHIEHMTTIVGVDHIGIGLDLCDMLNKYIVLGKKRKAFDILKDHGKLEDLTHALLERGFEKESILKIYGQNMLRVYDEILS; this is translated from the coding sequence ATGAGCACAGAAACCACTAAACAATTAATAGATGAAATACACGCGGAAGCAATTACGATTGATGCGCACTTTGACCTTCTTTTTGACGTGGCTGCGCAGCGAGAACTGGGGAGAACACAGGTAATTGAAACCGACCATCTTCCCCATTTCACTAAAGGTTCGTGGGATGTTATTGTGTCTTCCATTTTTCTAGATAATAGCCAGTTGCCTGAAATGGCACTGCATAAGGCGTTAGACCAGGTCAGGTCTCTATATGCTGAGATTGAGGAATCGCCGGATAAGATCATGTTATGCAAAAATGTGCAAGATATTAAGCAGGCGAAGCAAAGTGGAAAAGTTGGGATTATGCTTTCATTTGAAGGCGTCGAACCGCTCCACAGTGACGTAAATCTCGTTCGTGTATTTTATGAATTAGGGGTTCGAATGATCGGACTCACGTGGAGCAGAAGAAATGCGGCTGGTGACGGCTGTGCATTCAACTTCACGACACGTCAAGCTACGGGTGGTTTATCCGATTTTGGTCTATCTGTGATTGCTGAAGCGGAGAGACTCGGAATGATTATGGATGTCACGCACATTAATGATGAGGGATTTCAAGATATTATCGCCTCTTCCCATCAACCCGTGATTGCTTCTCATTCCAATGCACGAGAGATCGCTGAGACACCGCGGAATTTGACGGATGAACAATTACGGCAAGTTGCGAAGTCTGGTGGCGTTGCCGGAATTAACGCAATTAGCACGATCGCTTCTATAAAACCAGAGGAAGCTACAATAGAAAAGTTAGTCGACCATATTGAACACATGACCACGATCGTTGGTGTTGATCATATTGGTATCGGTCTGGATTTATGTGACATGTTGAATAAATATATCGTACTTGGAAAAAAACGAAAAGCATTTGATATTCTAAAGGATCACGGGAAGTTAGAGGACCTAACACATGCACTGTTAGAGAGAGGTTTTGAAAAGGAATCCATATTAAAGATTTACGGTCAAAATATGTTGCGTGTGTATGATGAAATCCTTTCCTAG
- a CDS encoding HIRAN domain-containing protein, with translation MSDVQTLLVVWQNESQRLFYHIGTLSYYNGYYEFVYTNQEQGYRKLKDALENGYMLHPAFPDKEKTYVSKKLFPTFDHRLPSADRLDFKAILLDLGLDENASKMDVLKQTRGRLANDSYSFEQPLRHTGDGKLHSNFFIHGMRYQNLPEDWSSLLTLNEKLKLKQEPLNEYDSNAVAVYKYNEEKIGYIPAFYSKAIFSLMEEGAVPIATVTYINEKSTPHWWLKVDFECEIPTLTGSASHELEPMMQM, from the coding sequence ATGAGTGATGTACAAACACTTCTTGTCGTCTGGCAAAATGAAAGTCAACGATTGTTTTATCATATAGGAACACTTTCTTACTATAATGGGTACTATGAGTTTGTTTATACAAATCAAGAACAGGGTTACCGTAAATTAAAGGATGCTTTAGAAAATGGTTATATGTTACACCCAGCATTCCCTGATAAGGAAAAAACGTATGTATCTAAAAAATTATTTCCAACTTTTGATCATCGATTACCATCTGCGGACCGTTTAGATTTTAAGGCGATTTTATTAGACTTAGGTTTGGATGAGAATGCTTCTAAAATGGATGTTTTAAAACAGACTAGGGGACGGTTAGCCAATGACTCATATTCCTTTGAGCAACCTCTTCGTCATACAGGTGATGGTAAATTACATTCAAACTTTTTTATTCACGGAATGCGATATCAAAATTTGCCAGAGGATTGGTCTTCTTTATTGACTTTAAATGAGAAATTAAAACTGAAGCAAGAACCTTTAAATGAGTATGATTCTAATGCTGTTGCAGTGTACAAATACAATGAGGAAAAAATTGGCTATATTCCTGCCTTTTATAGTAAAGCCATCTTCTCTTTAATGGAAGAGGGAGCGGTGCCTATAGCAACTGTCACTTATATTAATGAAAAATCAACACCGCATTGGTGGCTAAAGGTAGATTTCGAATGTGAAATACCAACATTGACAGGCTCAGCCTCCCATGAATTAGAACCCATGATGCAAATGTAA
- a CDS encoding HipA domain-containing protein, producing MIKYPREVELGTSWEDITELIASRIGNILGLQMMKVEMVTRKGRRGCLLKNFVKENRADMNSEGGALLANLVEYEELQESSLINNDLIDAGFRMIQHFKYWELIKSDFINMQIFDILIGNQDRHPYNWMLLFFNDGDVKFSPIYDNGASLGWRFTDEKLMTMVTDPAMNKYTKNTKLKAGLFERKSVKGKDLLVYINKHFPEECERSIQNLITFDMEEYSQFINSLNILSQAQMKWLLHIIPFRKRKILEWLGREEEQ from the coding sequence ATAATTAAATACCCAAGGGAAGTTGAACTTGGTACTTCATGGGAGGACATTACTGAATTAATAGCATCTAGGATCGGAAATATTTTGGGATTACAAATGATGAAAGTTGAAATGGTTACTAGAAAAGGCAGGAGGGGTTGTCTCCTTAAGAATTTTGTTAAAGAGAACCGTGCTGATATGAATAGTGAAGGCGGCGCTCTATTAGCTAATCTAGTGGAGTATGAGGAATTACAAGAATCATCATTAATAAATAATGATCTGATTGACGCTGGTTTCAGGATGATTCAGCATTTTAAATATTGGGAACTAATAAAATCTGATTTTATTAACATGCAGATTTTTGATATTCTTATTGGTAATCAAGATAGGCACCCTTATAATTGGATGCTTTTGTTCTTCAATGATGGAGATGTTAAATTCTCTCCAATATACGATAATGGCGCTTCATTAGGTTGGAGATTTACGGATGAGAAATTAATGACGATGGTTACAGATCCAGCAATGAATAAATACACAAAAAATACAAAGTTAAAAGCAGGTTTATTTGAACGAAAAAGTGTAAAGGGAAAGGATTTATTAGTATATATCAATAAACATTTTCCGGAGGAATGTGAAAGAAGTATTCAAAATCTAATTACTTTTGACATGGAAGAATATTCTCAGTTCATTAATTCCTTAAATATATTAAGTCAAGCACAGATGAAATGGCTATTACATATAATACCATTTCGAAAAAGAAAAATTCTAGAATGGTTAGGAAGGGAGGAAGAGCAATGA
- a CDS encoding glycosyltransferase family 4 protein, which translates to MFNYVELFIAFLIALVATLLVTYPVKKMAIKLRAVDLPNRRKIHTEVTPRLGGIAIFIGAFLGALYLQPAHEHLPEILLGAIVILVTGALDDRYSIRPVVKLTGQLIAASFLISSGLIIERITLPFIGMIDLGFFSVLITVLWVVGITNAINLIDGLDGLATGVSTFALASIFIMALIDTQMMVAYLCIVLIGANIGFLYHNFYPAKIYMGDTGSNFLGYMIAVVSMLGLFKNIALFGFIIPVVILAVPIFDTLLAIVRRAYNKESIMIADNKHLHYQLIAGGYSHRKAVLIIYAFSALFGGLAILFSFGTITTALIVTAFVLVLLHIFAELAGVVMGGKRPVVDRLRKLLWKMKKSRDRE; encoded by the coding sequence ATGTTTAATTATGTCGAACTATTTATCGCGTTTCTAATTGCATTAGTAGCGACGTTACTTGTAACCTATCCCGTAAAAAAAATGGCGATTAAACTCAGAGCAGTTGATCTGCCAAATAGAAGGAAAATACATACAGAAGTTACACCGAGACTAGGTGGAATAGCCATCTTTATTGGTGCTTTTTTAGGTGCGCTATATTTACAGCCAGCTCATGAACATTTACCGGAAATTTTGCTTGGAGCAATTGTTATCCTCGTAACAGGCGCACTCGATGATCGCTATAGCATCAGGCCTGTCGTCAAGCTTACTGGGCAACTTATTGCTGCATCTTTTCTAATTTCGTCGGGGTTAATCATTGAACGCATTACCTTGCCATTTATCGGTATGATTGATCTTGGTTTCTTCAGTGTTCTCATTACCGTACTATGGGTCGTTGGGATCACCAATGCGATCAATCTCATCGATGGATTGGACGGCTTGGCAACAGGGGTATCCACCTTTGCTTTAGCCAGTATTTTTATTATGGCGCTCATCGACACGCAAATGATGGTCGCGTATTTATGCATCGTCTTAATCGGGGCAAATATCGGGTTTTTATACCACAATTTTTACCCCGCAAAAATCTATATGGGCGATACAGGGTCCAATTTTTTAGGCTACATGATTGCAGTCGTTTCCATGCTTGGTCTATTTAAAAACATCGCACTATTCGGCTTCATCATACCAGTTGTCATTTTAGCGGTACCGATATTTGACACACTGTTAGCCATCGTACGAAGAGCTTATAATAAAGAGAGCATCATGATCGCTGATAACAAGCACCTCCATTATCAATTGATAGCCGGCGGGTACAGCCACCGAAAAGCAGTCCTGATCATCTACGCCTTCAGCGCCCTATTCGGTGGATTAGCCATTCTATTTTCCTTTGGAACGATCACAACCGCACTTATCGTAACAGCCTTTGTACTCGTGTTATTACATATATTTGCCGAACTAGCAGGTGTCGTAATGGGCGGCAAACGACCAGTAGTCGATAGGTTACGAAAACTATTATGGAAAATGAAGAAGAGTAGAGACCGTGAATAA